The Osmerus eperlanus chromosome 20, fOsmEpe2.1, whole genome shotgun sequence DNA segment TATCGTTCAGTTCTTTGCTTCAAGGATCATTATCTTTTCTCTCAACTGCTGAGTCCCAGTGATGAATGAGAGCTCCACTCACAGTTGACTTGTATGATCTCCATGTCGGGAGATGTCAGATAATACTGTTCACACAGCATCTTGGAGCTCTCATAGGCATCTACGGAGAAGAAACCAAAGATTCATTAAACATAAAAGCGTAGAAGAGGGACATTGACAGCCTAGTAATTATGACAGTCgtatgaccccccctcccccaggtcaacTTTGACTAAAACCATCTCGGCAGACTGGATGATGAAGCCAGGAGAGGAATCTGAATACATGCTGGTGCTGGGATGAGGACAGAGATGATGACAGGCTGAGCTAACAAGAGAGTGGGTACCTTTGATCACCTCCACCACATCACAGTTGGGGTCGATGCTGCCGATGTGTTTGGGATGAGCAGGGTTGGCACTACCGTCGAAGATGAGAGCTGGGAGCAGGAAAAGAACATTTACTGCACCACCCCACACGGCATCACACACAACTAACTCCTCTGCTACTGTGCTCAAATACACTGTACATTTACACCTTTATCCACTGCAAACATACAAGTAGCACATgtggaaagtacagcagaagatcaaggatcagcagttctaacagtgttttagTGCCAGAGAGTCCAGGAACCATCTGTATTCCCCAGGCACAGTacacagtaaccacatctcagccatGAGCTGAGCAacctggttctgtgtgtgtgtgtgtgtgtgcgtgtgcgtgtgcgagtgtgtgtgtgtgtgtgtgtgtgtgtgtgtgtgtgcgtgtgtggccaGTCCAGGTAAGTGACGCTCACAGTGCTGATTCATGAGCATGCGCGTGGAGATGCGGCTCATGTAGAAGCGATCCAGGAAGTACTGGACGTTCTGGTTGGTGACGGGGTCGACGCCGAAGGCCTCCTTGTACTCGACCACGCCCTGCGCCATGGTGGGAACCACGTCATTGTGCCGGTTCCTCACGTTCACCAGCGTCTCTGTGAACCTGCCAGAGGAGACCAGGGCTTTACCTGTGGTTGCCTGGGTACACCAGGTACTgtacctacaacacacacactcacgctgtctctcacacacacacactgtctctcacacacattcacgctgtctcacacacacacacacacacactgtctctcacacacacacacactgtctctcacacacactcacgctgtctctcacacacacacactgtctctcacacactcacgctgtctcacacacacactcacgctgtctcacacacacacacacactgtctctcacacacactcacacacacacactgtctctcacacacactcacgctgtctcacacacacacacacacacacacactgtctctcacacacacacacacactgtctctcacacacactcacgctgtctcacactcacacacactgtctctcacacacactcacgctgtctcacactcactcacacacacacacactgtctctcacacacactcacgctgtctcacacacacacacacacacactgtctctcacacactcacgctgtcacacacacacacacacacacactgtctctcacacacacacacactgtctctcacacacactcacgctgtctcacactcacacacactgtctctcacacacactcacgctgtctcacactcactcacacacactgtctctcacacacacacacacacagtgtctgttTCATACCGACTTACTTTTTCAGGATCTTTTTGTCATCAGGGTCTTTCTCCAGGAAGTCCACAATCTCCAGAAGACTCTGGGAGTacctggagggttagggagacaccagcacagggttagggttagggagacACCAGCACAGGGTTAGGGAGACACCagcacagggttagggttagggagacACCAGCACAGGGTTAGGGAGACACCagcacagggttagggttagggagacACCAGCACAGGGGGTTGACACCTGACTGGAACCCCCCTTACCTTCCTGTCATCACAGAAACACCTGACATGAAGGTAAagggctcagtggttagagcatttgacagtATATCAAGACAAAGGTttgaacccccctcccctctgtactGTATGTCACCTTGGATAAAGtgtatgctaaatgaatacataattATTTTCTTATACTACTACCGGTACATTGACAAACTTCACTTAAACACAGTTTTAAAACTGAATGTAATAAATACTGGAACAATACTGTTATAAATGTACAGTAGGTTTTGTCTCATACAATAACTACTACCCTGACTCTACTGCTTGTTTAGGAGTTTAGCAGACAGGGAGAGCTGTAAGTAAGCCTGCCTGCAAGGGAAGCAGCAGCTCTGTGAATCACAGCACTCACCATGCAGGCTGACACTGGGGAACTAGGTGAGGGGTCAGAGCCAGCCATGTTTTTAAACCTCTGACTGTCCCTCGTCTGACCTTGAACCCTCCTCGCTTCCTGAACGTGCGCTGTCGGCTCCAGTCCCACCAACCCCATAATAGAACCTTCACCCGGGCCACTTGTAAACAATGTTTCAGGTTGTGATTTGTTTAAGCACAGCATTTATTGTGTCCCCTCCTCTTTACCACCAGTAAAGGAGGAAACAGATCAATATGGTTGTTGTCTGGCAATCCTGGTGGAGTTGAGTGAGGTGGACACTTCCCAGGTTGAATCAGACAGCTAAGTTTAGACATCTTGTATCGGTCCTGAACACAGTTCTGTATTTTATAAGATGGCCTGAAGGGAGGTGGATGAACTGCTCACTAATCTAACCACAAGTCAGTTTACTGTAGAGGTTGATAGCATTTTACAAACCGTGTTTCAGCTCAAAGGTTCACGAGTGTGATTATTTATCGAAGTCATGCCCTTTAGTTtaccaaaaaaataaacattaaatCTTGGTAGTTCTCCCACTGTAGTGGTCATATGGGTCTCTAGGTGACAatgctggtctcccagcatgtgcaacccaccctcttcagaggattcagaacgcagcggcccgcctggtctacaatctacccagacgctcccatgttaccccgcccctcatctctctccactggctacctatcatggcccgtatcagattcaagaccctggtattgaccttccgagcagtgaacgggactgcacccgtctacatcaagtctctcctgcagccttacacccccacccgtcacctacggtcttcttcagacaaccgcctggtggtcccaccgctcaagaccgcccggtcccaacacaagctcttctcctgtctggccccccagtggtggaatcaactccccacctctatcagagacactgactgtctctccaccttcaagaaaaggctcaagatgcacttgttccgggagtacaacggtacttaggaatggttcgcttgacccgatgttagtttcctcaaggatcacaatgactcttgcttagagacttgttgctcttgtggttagtggtaactgatttaaaattgtttgtactcgctgtgatatattgttttttattattgttgcttgtctttttttttccacaggtacacttgcacttatagcagttcatgttgtttaattgtaacttgtttaactacatgctctacATGCTTAGCTacattcttccctttggcacttactttggttgttcacaatgtgtgcttcatgttttggctactcgcaatgttttgtggctatctcgttgttatgatcagtgacctatgcactttgtaaagctctctcttggaagtcgctttggataaaagcgtctgctaaatgaatacatgtaaatgtaaatgacaactAATGGTGGTCTAGAACCAGACACAGGTTACAGCACTGTCATGTCTCCTATCAGGAACCGGACCTCCTGTATCTGTCACCATGGTTGTATTCAAACCCACTATTCTACTGTGGAACGCCACATGACCCAGACAGGAGCCAGGGACAGCTGCCACTAAGTGGCcatactgggtgtgtgtgtgcatgtgtgtgtgtgtgcatgtgtgtgtgtgtgtgtgtgtttggggggggggtagttctGGGTTCGCATCAGAGAGCTGGTGAGGTGAGTTCCCTGTATTGTGACTCTGGGACGCAGGGGGTGTTCCTCTGTGGCGATGTGCTCTCTGCATGTGCTGGGTGTAGGAGTGAAGTCATGGATgcaggggagagcgagggatcTAACTCAGAACATTCCACACTGCACACATCTGGCAATGGGATGAGGCATGAGACGGGATTGGTCCAAATGAGGGTGGGCCGGGATTGGTCCAAATGAGGGTGGGCTGGGATTGGTCCAAATGAGGGCGTAGACACTAGTATTAGAGTTTGtggctagagagagacagacttggGGGAGGGTTTAGCTTAGTGGTTGGAGTATTTGACCGCAGATCAAAAAGTTATAATCTCCCCACCCCCATACTGTTTGTTTCTTGTGATAAAAGTACTGAACTAGTAAAAACCTACAGGCAGCCAGCTATTCAGGAACAGGGTTGAAGACCCATGGTCTAGAACATCCTTTGATCAGGAAGGTAAATGCACATGCGGATGTGACAGGTGTAGTCACACAGCTGGTCAGTAGAGGTTCATCCCAGCCCACCCTCACTGGCGTTAAAACTCAGGTCCGACTCACCAACACCACTACCTCTAcgatggcggggggggggggggggggggggggggggggttgttatcCTGAGTGAGTTTAATCAGATCAACTTGAGTTATAACAACCCGATGTGTAAACGACTAAGCTCACCAGCTGAGCAGCAGCTGTAAGGATGGGGTGCTGAGCAGCTTGTCAGGGAGGAAGTCGATCTCCTTCATGATGTTGGCGAGCCTCACAGGAAGCTCCTGTCGCAGAAACACAAAGGACGTCTTCTCACAGGCATTGGCCGAGCCTGCAGTCACATGACAAGAATATAGGAAGTTTCAGACAAGGATGGCCTTGTGACAGGATAGGACACGGTCCAGGAAGCTAGAGTGGACATTATCCCTTGGACATTTGCTGATTTTATCCAGAAGGTGGATTTAGCCTAATCTTCAATTGAAGAGTTTTTTATACTGTAATCTACTGTGGGAAATCAAGGGTAGTGACTAAAGTCAAGACGGCCTGGGATTTGTGAAAATGCATGCAAAGCAAAAACTTAAATTAATTCAACAGGTTTGTTGTTAAACCAAGATAACAAAACGTATTATGGCCAGCCACATTAAGATTGCTAATTATCGGTTCAACGAAAGTCAAATGACTGTGGTTGTAACCGGTTTGACAGGTTACAGTACAATGTACATTACTAAATTCTTTGAAAGCAACTTTGTACGTCTGATTTCCGACTGTCCATGATAAGTGTCAAGAGAATAGCAAGTGGTCCGGAGAAGGACAGTGACTGCGTAACGGTGTCAGGTTTTGCATAGCTCTATAGGAAGAGGAATGGAAAATAGCTGGGACCGGAGGGCCCAGTGTTCCCATGTTATGTGACCCACTAAGGCACACACTGTCCTGACCTGTCAACAACGACAGCTGTCACGTTTTCACTGTCCATTAACTTATCCGTCTCAGCCAAAcgtgtaaatgttgttgtggaAATTTGGCTAGTGACTACAATGCCAAGTCATCTGGATAAACTCCAAGTTTATATTCCTGCATGCTGTATCAGCAGTTTGATGAGGTGTAAAAACTTACCAAAATCTATGAATTGCTTCATGGACAGTGGCGAAGGCGAAAACTTGGAGAATCTATCCACCTTTTTTTGTATACCAGCCATTGAGCTGCTTTTCATCAAAAATTGCGTGAACTTCATGTTGAAAAAAGTGTGCAAACCTCCGCTTGTTGACTGGTTCAGGGTGCCCTTTCTTGTCAACAACACGATTCAGTCTTGCAGGCGTTAAGGACGttgagctagctagctctagctagctggGCAATGTTGGATTGCCACCGATCAACGCAGTTAGACGGACATATTCAACGAAGCTTCTGTCAATGAATGAAAATAATTTCTCGATAGTGATCAATGTATTTTCATCCTCTTAACTTGGGACGTGCAACAGAAGATCCGTTTCAGGAGGTACTTCCTAATCTCGACCTCCGCTGTTGTGGATGTCTGGTAAAAAAATTTAATGAGATTGTCGTTGGATTTCACCAATGAGACAACACTACGGCGCCTGTGGGCGGAGTTTGAAGTGCTGTAAAGCGGCTCTCGTACTGTTGAAAAGTTAGCCTACTCTTATTCAAGGTGATGGGATTCGACCTCTTCATTAAATCTCAATGAAAAAATGACAACGGTCTGAttcaaatataattttaaaaAGCAAATATACATAGGAAAATGAACTGACGGTACTAATGTATTTCTCTAAATTATCAGTAGGTGGCGGCATTGTAAAGCGAATAGGAAAGAGACGCACTGTTTGTGTTGAAAGAAGGTGGGATTTCTATGTGGTAGCATATTTGGATGAACTCGTGCACCTGCTTTCATGCTTTTTCTAGGTTATTGCACGCAAAACGTTTATTTCTGACCACCTGCCTCATCTGAATTAAACTCTTGAGTTCTGTAGCCAGAAGTGTGCGCGGTGCTTAGCCGGTACTAACTAGGATGTGGTGATCCGTCGGTTGCAATGAGACAGCATCTTTGCCAGTGACACATCATTATCATTCATAGGACATATAACAAGGTAGGCCATATCAACGCCTTGTGTGGCACCATTATTTTAATTTATTGTATTAGTAATTTGCATAAATTGAGTTTCATTGTCGTTGTCATATTCTGACAATTTAAATTTGCGATGATCGTTTGGTGTCATGAGGCGAGGCGTCCGAGAAAATGACGTCATTGCTAATGATGAAACTTATAATGTGTCAGATGTGTTAAAATCTTAACACACGAGCCGGTCATATAAGCAACTATTTTGACATTTCTGTTCGTAAATAGAAATACGAAGACAGCTGGAGCGAGACACATGTCGTGGGTTTCGTGCCTTGAACAATTACTGATATTTAATGTCGCTTTATGTATTCTTCCAGTGCCGAGTAGCCGGCAGCATATACAAGCCCAAATGTTTTGAGTGACAAGTTGATACGACAGTTTGGAGTACATTATCCTTACCATACCGCTGTCAACCACTGTAAAGTACAGGTGTGATGTACACATCACACATAGCTTCTATCAAGGAGTGTACAAGGCATCACACTATGAATTACAATTTCCAATGTTAATTTACGTCATATTAAACGTCAGGTAACCTTAACCGTACCACAGCTAATGACCACACCCAGTGAAGGCCTACATAGCATCATCCTACCAGGGCACCATCTTGCCTTGTGACCTGATTAGCAGTAGGCTATGCAGTGCATCCTTCAGCCCTGTGTGACATTCACTCTCTCCACGCCAGACACAGTGCAATCGTTCAGTCCTGTGTGACATTCACTCTCTCCACGCCAGACACCAGACATGTCGGATAAAAGCGACCTGAAAGCAGAGTTGGAGCGCAAGAAGCAGCGCCTCGCCCAgatcagagaggagaagaaacgtaaggaggaggagaggaagaagaaagaggtgagaaagagagtgagtaaacacacctcaacacaacgCCCGGTGTGCTCCTGTGGAACGaagggctaggtgtgtgtgtgtgtcttgggggTTAGagttataagtgtgtgtgtaatcaccCATGGCAGGTAGCCAAAActgagtgtggtggtgtgtgtgtgtgtgcgtgtgtgcgtgtgtgcagacTGAGACCCAGCAGAAAGCAGAGGCTGCCCCAGAGGACTCTGACCTGGACCGTAAGCGGAGGGAGACGGAGGCCCTGCTCCAGAGCATTGGTATCTCCCCTGAGCCTCCGCTAGGTAAGCACCACACTGACCAGGAGGGCATCTCCCCTGAGCCTCCGCTAGGTAAGCACCACACTGACCAGGAGGGCATCTCCCCTGAGCCTCCGCTAGGTAAGCACCACACTGACCAGGAGGGCATCTCCCCTGAGCCTCTGCTAGGTAAGCACCACACTGACCAGGAGGGCATCTCCCCTGAGCCTCCGCTAGGTAAGCACCACACTGACCAGGAGGGCATCTCCCCTGAGCCTCCGCTAGGTAAGCACCACACTGACCAGGAGGGCATCTCCCCTGAGCCTCCGCTAGGTAAGCACCACACTGACCAGGAGGGCATCTCCCCTGAGCCTCCGCTAGGTAAGCACCACACTGACCAGGAGGGCATCTCCCCTGAGCCTCCGCTAGGTAAGCACCACACTGACCAGGAGGGCATCTCCCCTGAGCCTCCGCTAGGTAAGCACCACACTGACCAGGAGGGCATCTCCCCTGAGCCTCCGCTAGGTAAGCACCACACTGACCAGGAGGGCATCTCCCCTGAGCCTCCGCTAGGTAAGCACCACACTGACCAGGAGGGCATCTCCCCTGAGCCTCTGCTAGGTAAGCACCACACTgaccatggagtcaacattgggggggacgaatacaatttgttatgataatttcggacagcgtgcgtggttgcctgtcgtagcgtagcacatttatatttttaataCAATATAtttggggggacattttgaccagatttgaatattgggggggatgtgttgCTGTGTCTTGCTTCAAAACATTACTGTCTCTTCACACACCAGAAGCAAAAACAACTAGTAAAGGAAAAAGTTGAGTTTAGAATAGTCAGTAGTGTTCTCTTACTTCAGTAAGTATAGTTTTATCATGTTCAACATGTGAGATCGGAACATCTAGCTTTTTACTTTACTGCCAACTAAAATCGTGTTTGTTTTTGGTTGAGACATTTTCATTATTTCTTGTcacttgttttaattttcttggAATGATGTTCATCATCATTCAGCTCAATGCTTAAGCTTCCATTTACAAGACGCATGTTTTTATTTGTAAATCACACTCACCCTCTCATTAATTACTAACATAAATACACTGATTCACATTTTGATATTCACCCTCCTAACAATTCCATAATTTTCATATTTGTTTTATAATTTTGAGTTGTTGCACCCATGAGTAACTTCTATAATGTTTACATGATACCTCATCCATCCACAGTGGTCGTCATGACGATGTAAattagttatatatatattattaggaGACTGTGACATTTACATCAGAGAAAGAATTGGTGCACTGTAATCAATCCTACTGTTGGTTCTTTTAATCCAGCTGTAGATTCCTAAGAAAGAAAATCATGTTCTCCTCAATACATGTAATTACTTTTACTTGTGTACAAAATGCGACTCGCTTCAGAGCCCTTCTCTAGTGACCCCTAGTGGCCGTGTGGTGAAACAACACTCACAGAATCACAGCATGCACACAGGCCTGTAATCACATGATGATCACTACATGATGATCACAGAACTGCAGAACGCCAACCAAGAATCCATGTGACTCTGTCCTTCCTTGTCCTTTGTTTGACCttcattccttttttttcttctcttcttcttcttcttccatcACTCGTTTGCTTTCCACCATTTCATCTGTGTTTgtttctcatccccctctcccccctcccccccagtccaGCCACTGCAGCCGTTAATGTTGGATTCCTGTTATTTTCATTACTTAGTCCCGAACCCCATGTCCCCCTCCAAGTCAGTGAGCACGCCCagcgagacaggaagtcaggactCGACCGACGGGGCTGCGGCGGGCAGGTAGGCGgccatgtttgtttttatttgtcacCTGGGGAAGCTGTCAAACATTAGGTATGCTCTGATTGGTCGGCAACACACTGCAGACCGGATGTAGTAAATATCCTGGAAATGTTAGTGAACCTTCTGGAACGTGTTGTGTGCAAGCTTTAGGAAGGCTTCAGCACAGTGACGTACATTCATCTACTGGGCTTGGGCTGGGCTTTTGATTCTAacacatctcctctctctctctctctctctctctctctctctctctctctctctctctctctctctctctctctctctctcctctctctctctctctctctctctctcctctctctctctctctctctctctctctctctctctctctctctctctctctctcgctctctctctctctctctctctctctctcttcctctctctctctctctctcttcctctctctctctctctctcttctctctgtctctctctctctctctctgtctctctctctctctctctctctctctctctctctctctctctctctctctctctctctctcttcctctctctctctctctctctttctctctctctctctctctctctctctctgtctctctctctctctctctctctctctctctctctctctctctgtctctctctctctctttctctctctctctgggcacgGCAGGTACAGGTAAGCTACCctcagtgtttgtttgtgtagcgTCTCGTGAAGGTTGGCTGGAGTCTCCCATTGTCATTTCTATACCCACGCTGCCATGACATAATCTCAACCTGTCAATCATTCTCagagaggggcggggcgggTCTACAAAAGACGAAGCGTCAACACATGATGGTGGTTTAAGTAGTAGCAAGTGTCTAATATAATAACAGATCTATAACTGCAGTTAGATCAGCTGCTGTGTGCGGCTCAGGGCATGTTCATGCCTTCACATATAGCAGCCTGCAGGTCAGCATGTATCAGAGAGGCTGTGACACGCTGGAGTCTGTCATAcgactctgcgtgtgtgtgtctctgggtgtgGGGGTCGTTGTCATGGTGCGGGGGTCGTAGTCATGGTGCGCCCCTCTGTGCCTGTGTCGTCTCTCAGGTCAGGCCAGTCTGCCGTTAGTAAGCTACAGTCACAGGCTGACAGGTAAGCCTCTTCTCTGAAATACAGGAATGCTCCTTTAGCCaagcacagaagcacacacacactctctccctctctccaggcacacacactctctccctctctccaggcacacacactctctccctctctccaggcacacacactctctccctctctccaggcagGCTGGGCGAGGGAGCGGGGAAGTGTGGAGAAAACCATGgctgtcccttcctccccctctttcacaGCTTCCTCTCTTTTGAGGTGACTTCCACCTGTCACCcgctctcccccagccctctccctccaccccccccccccccccccacacacacacacaccctccaccttaAACACCGCCTCAGAAAGGTTTCCGGAACATTCCGCTCGCATGGTTCTATGGAAGTCATTTGGGGCTTGAGGGGACTGGATAAGCAAACACTGTCATCCCGTTAATGGTAAACCAGCCTGGCCTGTCACAACCAGGCGACGTCCCCACTCTCTGCTGGCCGGCGTGCCCCCGCGGGAGGGATGATGGGCACCAGGATGCCACCTGGACACCAGGGTTTAAACACCGGCATTTTGCCTGTCACCGGGGCTGACGCGGGCTGAGTTCCGCTCGAGCGCGTGTCCTCGGGGAAGCGAGGAGGGCGTCCAGGAGCCCTGCGACGCCTGGGGAGGATTACAGGGTCCGGACGCCATCCACGTGTTTGTGCATGTTACTGCCGTgtttgagggagggggggggggggggagccacaCGTGCTTgaccccatagatatatataaagactagatgtcttacggcggagtctagaacgtccacacatggcggccatcttgctacagtcaactcgctctcgttatgccactgcatacttaagaataattatgtttttgtttttttaagaatagaagtatgcagtggcataacgacatctctgacgttgataacaaaccaaaccgtttcaaaatcggttgaaaattgagcaagttatggtcatttaaaaagtacatgtagcaccaacacaatgttatgggtgagcgagttgactgtagcaagatggccgccatgtgcggacgttcgactccgttggccggcaacgcggacgagacatctaccctttatatatatctatgcttgaccctggctgggtgtgtgtgagaaccaggacacagtgtgtgtgagttccaaTGTATAATGCATCTCCTGCCCCTAAGCACTATTATGTTGCATACATTTTCTTACATGCCCTCAAAACATTATATGTAATTTGGGTCTTATTTTGAAATGGTATTTGAAGTCTTCTGACAGATCATTAAACTGTTTACATAGCCTCCTTATATGACCCTGTACATCTCAGGGTAATCTCACTCAGATTTTCCATTCATCTATTTTACATTTTCCCTAAAAACATTTCAACCACAAACAACCTCATCCTCCATAAATAAACGTTCTGGCCATCTGCCAACAATCTGACAGGGGGATTTGATCAAAAGTAGCAGATTTAGTTTAAATATCATGTAACCGTGATCTACAGTTGAACTTGATGCATGGCCTCACAATCCAGCACTGCCTAATCAGATAATAATGTTCATAGAGGCCTAATACTCCTCTGTGCGTGAACCAGTCATGTTGAAGtcatgttcagtgtgtgtgtgcgtgtgtccgtgcCTGCTTGTATACCATGTGTTTGAAGTTCTtgcctgtgtcttgtttgggtgTAGTAAGTGTGTAACCCGGTGTGTGCTCTGCCCTCTGCTGCCCCCCGCTGGCCGCTCCAGGACGCTGCAGTGGGACACGGACCCCTCAGTCCTGCAGCTGCAGGCAGACTCAGAGCTCGGgtacctcccctcctcactgaTCTTTATATCATTTACATGTTTCATATCTTGGTCCTTTCTGTTGTCGTGTGATAGTGACAGCTTTGATGGATGAGGAAATGTAgggggggggcactgggggGAGGACATGTAGGAACCGGCCCAGACTGGAATCGAACCCGAGCCCCTGCAGTAAGGCCTCAGCCTTTAGTGGTATGGGCTCTGCACAGGATGCCCCTTCCTGTCATGTGAGACCGTCAGATCCTCCATAGACCACGGTGCTACCGTAGCAACGTGATCCTGTACATAACTGTGGACGTCTTTGAGATAAAGTATTCTGGTCTGTCATTTACCCTCAGAT contains these protein-coding regions:
- the pdk4 gene encoding pyruvate dehydrogenase kinase, isozyme 4, with translation MKFTQFLMKSSSMAGIQKKVDRFSKFSPSPLSMKQFIDFGSANACEKTSFVFLRQELPVRLANIMKEIDFLPDKLLSTPSLQLLLSWYSQSLLEIVDFLEKDPDDKKILKKFTETLVNVRNRHNDVVPTMAQGVVEYKEAFGVDPVTNQNVQYFLDRFYMSRISTRMLMNQHSLIFDGSANPAHPKHIGSIDPNCDVVEVIKDAYESSKMLCEQYYLTSPDMEIIQVNSKDVNQPLHIVYVPSHLYHMLFELFKNAMRATVETHETSLTLPPVKVRVSLGSEDLTIKMSDRGGGVPLRKIERLFSYMYSTAPSPVHIDNSRNAPLAGFGYGLPISRLYAKYFQGDLQLYSMEGYGTSAVIYLKALSTESVERLPVFNKSALRHYQTTTEADDWCMPSKDPKKLGKYERRS